One genomic window of Fusarium keratoplasticum isolate Fu6.1 chromosome 3, whole genome shotgun sequence includes the following:
- a CDS encoding BTB domain-containing protein has product MASEPYFNQDTLSDLSVTCDGQTFKVHRLILCAHSKYFSKQLNGPWKESSEQVINIQDFDVGVVEAMLHFMYNFDYTNVNGTSSMVFEAQIYQIADKYDIDSLKEHATKRFGAALDIGWPMDDFPLAITVAYTTSPLEDRGLRDLIIETSSQHIDDLLGKGYFCEVLRTTNDFAADLVPFLRARQAPDVKKYRCPSCRKTFYCSPSSGEWHCPLFQGGRDNWKQFQL; this is encoded by the exons ATGGCATCTGAACC TTATTTCAACCAAGACACTCTCTCGGATCTTTCTGTCACCTGTGATGGGCAGACCTTCAAGGTCCATCGACTGATTCTGTGCGCCCACTCCAAATATTTCTCCAAGCAACTGAACGGCCCATGGAAG GAAAGCTCCGAACAGGTGATCAACATCCAGGACTtcgatgttggtgttgttgaggcCATGTTGCACTTCATGTACAACTTTGACTACACCAATGTCAACGGTACTTCGTCCATGGTCTTTGAGGCCCAAATCTACCAGATCGCCGACAAATACGATATAGATTCCCTTAAAGAACATGCCACAAAGAGATTTGGCGCGGCCCTTGATATTGGTTGGCCAATGGATGACTTCCCACTTGCCATAACTGTGGCCTACACCACTTCACCCTTGGAAGACCGGGGGCTCCGAGACCTCATTATCGAGACTTCCAGCCAGCATATTGATGACCTTTTGGGCAAGGGTTACTTCTGCGAGGTGCTGCGGACCACAAACGATTTCGCGGCTGACTTGGTGCCATTCTTACGCGCCAGACAAGCCCCCGACGTCAAGAAATACAGGTGTCCTTCATGCAGGAAGACCTTTTACTGCAGTCCGTCTTCCGGCGAGTGGCACTGCCCGCTTTTTCAAGGCGGGCGCGACAATTGGAAACAGTTTCAACTGTAG